The following proteins are encoded in a genomic region of Deinococcus betulae:
- a CDS encoding TetR/AcrR family transcriptional regulator has translation MPQISSLSTAEARREVVIQSAITVFARSGYLGTPVSAVAQDAKISTAYVFKLFPRKEDVFVAALSRCFQLIQDALDHGAQGATAQTPDAILDAMGQAYAHLITDRSLLMLQVHAQSAAGVPEIAAALRAGLEQIVRFVQTRSGASGEAVQRFMAYGQLCHLIVVAELDGNAAPWAQLLTKGIRHF, from the coding sequence ATGCCTCAGATATCTTCCCTCTCCACCGCTGAGGCCCGGCGTGAAGTTGTCATTCAGAGTGCCATCACCGTCTTTGCGCGTTCGGGATACCTGGGCACCCCCGTCAGTGCCGTCGCCCAGGACGCCAAGATTTCTACCGCCTACGTTTTCAAACTCTTTCCCCGAAAAGAAGACGTGTTCGTCGCCGCCCTCTCCCGCTGTTTCCAGCTGATTCAAGACGCCCTCGACCACGGCGCTCAGGGGGCGACCGCACAAACACCCGACGCCATTCTGGACGCGATGGGCCAAGCCTATGCCCACCTGATTACGGACCGTTCGCTCCTGATGCTGCAGGTTCATGCCCAGTCCGCAGCGGGCGTCCCTGAGATTGCCGCGGCGCTCCGTGCGGGCCTGGAACAGATTGTCCGCTTTGTGCAGACCCGTTCTGGGGCCTCGGGCGAGGCCGTGCAGCGGTTCATGGCTTACGGCCAGCTTTGCCATCTCATCGTGGTGGCTGAACTTGATGGAAACGCCGCGCCGTGGGCCCAGCTCCTGACCAAAGGCATTCGACATTTCTAG